In Chlorobiota bacterium, the sequence CGCTGATCCACCCCAGCGCAATGGCCACAATCAGCCCCGCGCCAAGCAGCAGCCGGTACACGATAAACACCCTGGTGGAGCGGGTCCGCAGGAACCGCAGCAGCAGCGCGATTGCCGCATAACCGCTAACCGCCGCAACCGCCGTGGCAACCGCATACATGCTGATCTGCGACGACGGAACCGTGCGGACCACCTTCACAAACTCCAGCAGCCCGCTGGCCGCAACCGCCGGAATGGAGAGAAGGAAGCTGAACCGCGCAGCCGCCTCGCGGGTAAGGCCGCAGAACAATCCGGCGGTGATGGTGGTGCCGGAACGGGAGGCGCCGGGGATCAAAGCCAACGCCTGCGCCAGCCCAACCATCAGTGCGTCGCGCCCCTTTACCTCGGCCATTGTGCGGCGGAACGTTGCCGTCCGTTCGGCAATCTCCAGGATGATTGCCAGCACCACAAGGCTTACTCCAATCACCATCAAGTTCTTGGTTAGTGCCCCCTCGATCACATCTTTTGCCAGCAATCCAATCACCACAATCGGGACCGTGCCGATGATGATGTACCACCCGCTTCGCGCCGCCCCCGACTGCTGCCCCAGCGGCGTGCGGTGCACGTTCTCACGGACGAAGGCATTGGTGATCTGGAAGATGTCGCGGCGGAAGTAGAGAAGGACCGCCGCCAGCGTCCCCAACTGCGTCACGGCAATAAACGCCGTCCATTGCTGGGGGGCGTTGGGGTCCACCAAACCGAACGCACGCCCGGCCAGGGTTAAATGGGCAGTGGAGCTGATGGGGAGGAACTCACTTAACCCTTGAACAAGGCCAAGCACGATTGCTTCAAAAAGGGACACGGTAGCTCGATAGGGAAGAAAGGAAGATTGCACCCGGCAGGGCATCCGCAGGCGGCTGGCGAGCACTGTTGGCCTGTTCACCAATCAGGGCTTCATTCGCCCACCGTTGGTCAGGATGCACCGTTGTTGCCGGTCAAAAAATCGGGGTCGAAAATAGGGAGACGGTGGTGAATGCCGAAGCTCCATCTATCAATTCACCCAAAGAAATTGCCACGGGGAGCAAAAAAGGTGGCTCCATGAACACCGATTCTTGTAGCTTACACGCGGTTCTTTTCCGGTTCGTCATGG encodes:
- the uppP gene encoding undecaprenyl-diphosphatase UppP encodes the protein MSLFEAIVLGLVQGLSEFLPISSTAHLTLAGRAFGLVDPNAPQQWTAFIAVTQLGTLAAVLLYFRRDIFQITNAFVRENVHRTPLGQQSGAARSGWYIIIGTVPIVVIGLLAKDVIEGALTKNLMVIGVSLVVLAIILEIAERTATFRRTMAEVKGRDALMVGLAQALALIPGASRSGTTITAGLFCGLTREAAARFSFLLSIPAVAASGLLEFVKVVRTVPSSQISMYAVATAVAAVSGYAAIALLLRFLRTRSTRVFIVYRLLLGAGLIVAIALGWISA